From the Streptomyces sp. KMM 9044 genome, one window contains:
- a CDS encoding non-ribosomal peptide synthetase, which translates to MIPLSFAQRRLWFIGQLEGPSATYNIPMALRLIGGLDREALDAALRDVLERHEVLRTVFPAPEGEPYQRILAVEESGFELTVAEVALERLTETVARTVRQTFDLDTEIPLRASLFATGPDEHVLVVVVHHIAGDGWSLGPLARDVSVAYAARCAGQEPGWEPLPVQYADYALWQRELLGDENDPESVLSRQVAFWREALDGVPEELALPYDRTRPTAPSHVGHAVRLDLSAEVHARLREVARERGVTVFMVLQAALAVTLSRLGAGTDIPIGSAIAGRTDEALDDAVGFFVNSLVIRTDLSGDPSFAQVLERVREAGLRAYDHQDVPFERLVEELAPARSMARHPLFQVMLTVHNNAQAVLELPGMRIEGIPTQEQSEANRTKFDLDVTATEVLDADGAPAGLTGRLIASADVFDAQTTERFAQWLLRVVEVVVGAPDIRVGAVDALSPDERSLVLERWNSTATEVNEASVSEQIAEWAAADPAAVAVVCEGEELSYGDLDAWANRLAYVLRQRGVGAESVVGLCLPRGAEMVASVVGVWRAGAAYVPLDPELPVERLKFMVSDSGAGVVVGRGGPLAELPGAEVIDLGDRNVAEVFTRAEVAIPQTRVRGAGLAYVIYTSGSTGRPKGVAATHGGLVNLVAALRPVLGAEPGARVLQFASFSFDASVLDMAVTLASGATLVVASSAERSDTSLLAGMVRRCGVGSASVVPSLLGALDPTALTDVSTLVVGAEPISLAQAGLWSRGRALVNTYGPTEATVMVTTGQVDGSEPVVPMGAPVANTRVYVLDGSLKPVPVGVVGELYIAGVQLARGYVGRPGLTGERFVANPFGGVGERMYRTGDRARWTVQGQLVFAGRTDDQVKIRGFRIEPGEVEAVLAAHPGVGQAAVVVREDTPGDKRLVAYVVGDVRVSELREFVAGRVPEYMVPSAVVVLDGLPLTVNGKLDRKALPAPEYTSGGGRGPVSVQEEILCQAFAQVLGLPEVGVEDDFFALGGHSLLATRLVSRVRAVLGVEVALRTLFEAPTPAGLALRLAGADAARPALVAGPRPERVPLSFAQRRLWFIGQLEGPSSTYNIPVALRLSGGVDRGALEAALVDVLGRHEVLRTVFAVAEGEPYQRILPVEECGFELAFAQLGADGLAEAVAAAQGYAFDLATEIPLRAWLFETGADEHVVVVVVHHIAGDGWSSAPLKRDLVTAYDARRQGAAPGWSALPVQYADYALWQRELLGDEGDPESRLSRQVEFWRGALAGAPEELVLPTDRIRPAVASHEGHAVRVEVSAGVHARLREVARERGVTVFMVLQAALAVTLSRLGAGTDIPIGSGIAGRTDEALDESVGFFVNSLVIRTDLSGDPSFGEVLERVREAGLRAFEHQDVPFERLVEELAPARSMARHPLFQVWLALQNMEQAVLDLPGLVASGLSAGSGKVAAKFDLDVMASEVFDTDGAPAGLAGQLIAAADLFDAGTAARFAERWVRVLSAVVGDPSVRVSTVDVLGSAERHRVLVEWNDTAATVEAATVPALFGAQVARDRDAVAVVDGVVELSYGEVDARANRLARYLTGLGIGPESAVGVCLERGADLQVALLGVLKAGGAYVPLDADHPAERIAYVVRDAGLEVVLTSRALAGVVAGDVRQVVVDDPAVAGEIAGLDSSAVVCAQLRAEHPAYVIYTSGSTGRPKGVVVSHVGVASLVAGQVRELGVGPGSRVGQFASAAFDTFGWEWLMALLSGAALVVVPAERRLGSALPEFLGETGVTHVTLPPGVLATLDEGSISADVVLVVAGEACPPEVLARWARGRVMFNSYGPTETTVDATLWRCDDPTTVSIGTPVVNTQVFVLDEHLAPVPAGVAGELYVAGAGLARGYVGRPGLTGERFVANPFGGVGERMYRTGDRARWTVQGQLVFAGRTDDQVKIRGFRIEPGEVEAVLAAHPGVGQAAVVVREDTPGDKRLVAYVVGDVRVSELREFVAGRVPEYMVPSAVVVLDELPLTVNRKLDRKALPAPEYTVATVSGGRGPVSVQEEILCQAFAQVLGLPEVGVDDDFFALGGHSLLAVRLVKQLDGRGVSVSVRALFQTPTPAGLAQAAGPDAVEVPENRIPEDAGRITPDMLPLVDLTVEEVERVVGAVDGGAANIADVYPLAPLQEGLFFHHLLEADGGVDAYVAPRVLRFDSRERLEGFLAALQRVVDRHDIYRTGFVWEGLGEPVQVVVRRATLPVTTVTLESGGPDAVEQLIAVVGSVMDLGRAPLIDVHLAAEPGTDGQWLALLRMHHLVQDHTTHDVLLQELDAFLSGREDALPEPLPFRNFVAQARLGVTRAEHEAYFAGLLGDVEETTAPYGLMDVHGDGRGVVRSYLGVEEEVGRRVREVARSLGVSAASVFHLAWARVLATVSGRDDVVFGTVLFGRMNAGAGADRVPGLFINTLPVRVRVGAEGVGQALEGVRDQLAELLVHEHAPLTLAQQASGMPGGSPLFTSLFNYRHGKSRTASGAGSEAGAARRGISTVSMRETTNYPVAVSVEDLESKFGLTVDAVGSVDGQALCRLLHTCLDHLVTALEDHPGSPLTAVDILPEAEERQLLTEWNDTAMPVEPATVPVLFAAQVARTPDAVAVVCEGVELSYAELDARANRLARLLLAGGVGPESVVGLALPRSADLVVSVLAVLKAGAAYLPIDTEYPAERIGFLLEDAAPACVITTGDVAAEGGFGELSCVVLGEPGTEERLAGLSGVDIAESERICPLAPEHPAYVIFTSGSTGRPKGVVVGHEGIVNRLVWMQDRFGLVPGDRVLQKTPFGFDVSVWEFFWPLLNGAVLVVARPGGHRDPGYVADLICRERVTTVHFVPSMLEAFLAEPAAAGCGSLRRVICSGEALPVSGQERFFELFDGVELHNLYGPTEASVDVTAWECVSGRGGVVPIGAPVANTRVYVLDGSLRPVPVGVPGELYLAGVQLARGYVGRAGLTGERFVACPFGGVGERMYRTGDVVRWSAEGQLEYLGRADDQVKIRGFRIEPGEVEAVLAAHPGVGQAAVVVREDTPGDKRLVAYVVGDVRVSELREFVAGRVPEYMVPSAVVVLDGLPLTVNGKLDRKALPAPEYTSGGGRGPVSVQEEILCQAFAQVLGLPEVGVEDDFFALGGHSLLATRLVSRVRAVLGVEVALRTLFEAPTPAGLALRLAGADAARPALVAGPRPERVPLSFAQRRLWFIGQLEGPSSTYNQPVALRLSGGVDRGALEAALVDVLGRHEVLRTVFAVAEGEPYQRILPVEECGFELAFAQLGAGDLAEAVAAAQGYAFDLSAEIPIRVWLFETAPDEHVLIVVVHHIASDGWSSAPLERDLVSAYAARCEGAAPEWSALPVQYADYALWQRELLGDENDPESVLSRQVAFWRGALAGAPEELALPYDRPRPAVASHEGHAVRVEVSAGVHARLREVARERGVTVFMVLQAALAVTLSRLGAGTDIPIGSAIAGRTDESLDESVGCFVNSLVMRTDLSGDPSFAQVLERVRETGLGAYAHQDVPFERLVEELAPARSVARHPLFQVILTMQDAVASAGVGRSGPGVGCRGCGPVRCRWGGSGRSSTWRCWSESGSVRMGSRRGSVGW; encoded by the coding sequence ATGATCCCGTTGTCGTTTGCGCAGCGCCGGCTGTGGTTCATCGGCCAGCTCGAAGGACCGAGCGCGACCTACAACATCCCCATGGCGCTGCGGCTGATCGGCGGACTGGATCGGGAGGCGCTGGACGCGGCGCTGCGGGACGTGCTGGAGCGGCATGAGGTGCTGCGAACGGTGTTTCCGGCGCCCGAGGGCGAGCCGTATCAGCGGATTCTGGCGGTGGAGGAATCCGGTTTCGAGCTGACTGTTGCGGAAGTGGCTCTGGAACGGCTGACGGAGACCGTGGCGCGCACCGTGCGGCAGACCTTCGATCTGGACACAGAGATTCCGCTGCGGGCCAGCCTGTTCGCAACAGGACCGGACGAGCACGTCCTGGTCGTCGTGGTGCACCACATCGCGGGTGACGGCTGGTCGTTGGGGCCGCTGGCCCGGGATGTGTCCGTCGCGTACGCGGCCCGGTGCGCGGGCCAGGAGCCCGGCTGGGAACCGCTGCCGGTGCAGTACGCCGACTACGCGCTGTGGCAGCGGGAACTGCTCGGGGACGAGAACGATCCGGAAAGTGTGCTGTCGCGTCAGGTTGCCTTCTGGCGTGAGGCGCTGGACGGAGTGCCGGAGGAGCTCGCCCTGCCCTATGACCGCACGCGGCCGACGGCGCCGTCGCACGTGGGGCACGCGGTACGGCTCGACCTGTCCGCCGAGGTGCATGCGCGGTTGCGTGAGGTGGCGCGTGAGCGTGGTGTGACGGTGTTCATGGTTCTGCAGGCGGCGCTTGCGGTGACGCTGTCCCGGTTGGGTGCGGGGACGGACATTCCGATCGGTTCGGCGATTGCCGGCCGTACGGATGAGGCCCTGGACGACGCGGTCGGGTTCTTCGTCAATTCGCTGGTGATCCGGACGGACCTGTCGGGTGATCCGTCGTTCGCTCAGGTGCTGGAGCGGGTGCGGGAGGCCGGCCTGCGGGCGTACGACCACCAGGATGTGCCGTTCGAGCGGCTGGTGGAGGAGCTGGCCCCGGCGCGGTCCATGGCACGGCATCCGCTGTTCCAGGTGATGCTGACGGTACACAACAACGCGCAGGCGGTGCTGGAGCTGCCTGGTATGCGGATCGAGGGAATACCGACCCAGGAACAGTCGGAAGCGAACCGCACGAAGTTCGACCTGGACGTCACGGCCACCGAGGTCCTCGACGCGGACGGGGCTCCGGCCGGGCTGACCGGCCGGCTGATCGCGTCCGCTGATGTCTTTGACGCACAGACCACCGAGCGGTTCGCGCAGTGGCTGCTGCGGGTTGTCGAGGTGGTGGTGGGGGCGCCCGACATACGGGTCGGCGCGGTGGACGCACTGAGCCCGGACGAGCGGTCCTTGGTTCTGGAGCGGTGGAACTCCACCGCCACCGAGGTGAACGAGGCATCGGTCTCCGAGCAGATCGCCGAGTGGGCGGCGGCGGATCCGGCTGCGGTGGCTGTGGTGTGTGAGGGAGAGGAGCTGTCTTACGGCGATCTGGACGCCTGGGCGAACAGACTGGCGTATGTGCTGAGGCAGCGCGGTGTCGGCGCGGAGTCGGTGGTGGGTCTCTGCCTGCCGCGGGGCGCGGAGATGGTTGCGTCCGTGGTGGGTGTGTGGCGTGCGGGGGCGGCATACGTGCCGCTCGACCCGGAGCTTCCGGTGGAGCGACTGAAGTTCATGGTCTCGGACAGCGGGGCCGGGGTCGTGGTGGGGCGGGGCGGGCCGCTAGCGGAGTTGCCGGGGGCCGAGGTGATCGATCTCGGCGATCGGAATGTGGCGGAGGTCTTCACGAGGGCCGAGGTGGCGATACCCCAAACACGGGTGCGGGGCGCTGGGCTGGCGTACGTGATCTACACGTCGGGTTCGACGGGACGGCCGAAGGGCGTGGCGGCCACGCACGGCGGTCTGGTGAACCTGGTCGCGGCCCTGAGGCCGGTGCTGGGCGCGGAGCCGGGCGCCCGGGTGCTGCAGTTCGCGTCGTTCAGTTTTGACGCGTCGGTGCTGGACATGGCGGTGACGCTGGCGTCGGGCGCCACCCTGGTGGTGGCATCGTCGGCGGAACGGTCGGATACTTCGCTGCTGGCAGGGATGGTACGACGCTGCGGCGTGGGCTCGGCGAGCGTGGTGCCCTCGCTGCTGGGCGCGCTGGATCCGACGGCACTGACGGACGTGTCCACACTCGTGGTGGGTGCGGAGCCGATCAGCCTGGCGCAGGCCGGGCTGTGGTCGCGGGGCCGGGCGCTCGTGAACACGTACGGTCCGACCGAGGCGACCGTGATGGTCACCACCGGCCAGGTGGACGGTTCGGAGCCAGTGGTGCCGATGGGCGCGCCGGTGGCGAACACCCGGGTGTATGTGCTGGACGGCTCGCTCAAGCCGGTGCCGGTGGGCGTGGTGGGTGAGCTGTACATCGCGGGTGTGCAGTTGGCGCGGGGGTATGTGGGGCGGCCGGGCCTGACCGGGGAGCGGTTCGTGGCGAATCCGTTCGGTGGTGTGGGTGAGCGGATGTATCGGACCGGGGACCGGGCGCGGTGGACGGTGCAGGGGCAGCTGGTCTTTGCCGGGCGGACCGATGACCAGGTGAAGATCCGTGGGTTCCGGATCGAGCCGGGTGAGGTCGAGGCGGTGCTGGCTGCGCATCCGGGGGTGGGGCAGGCGGCGGTGGTCGTGCGGGAGGACACCCCGGGTGACAAGCGTCTGGTCGCCTATGTGGTGGGTGATGTGCGGGTGTCCGAGCTGCGGGAGTTCGTGGCGGGGCGGGTGCCGGAGTACATGGTGCCGTCGGCGGTGGTGGTGCTGGACGGGCTGCCGTTGACGGTGAACGGGAAGCTGGACCGCAAGGCGTTGCCGGCTCCGGAGTACACGAGTGGTGGCGGTCGTGGGCCGGTGTCGGTGCAGGAGGAGATCCTGTGCCAGGCGTTCGCGCAGGTGCTGGGTCTTCCCGAGGTCGGTGTGGAGGACGACTTCTTCGCGCTGGGCGGGCATTCGCTGCTGGCGACTCGTCTGGTGAGTCGGGTGCGCGCGGTGCTGGGTGTGGAGGTGGCGCTGCGGACGTTGTTCGAGGCGCCGACGCCGGCCGGCCTGGCCTTGCGGCTGGCGGGAGCGGACGCGGCGCGTCCTGCGTTGGTGGCGGGTCCGCGGCCGGAGCGGGTGCCGCTGTCGTTCGCGCAGCGCCGACTGTGGTTCATCGGCCAGTTGGAGGGGCCGAGCTCCACGTACAACATCCCGGTGGCGCTTCGGTTGTCGGGTGGGGTGGATCGGGGGGCGTTGGAGGCGGCGCTGGTTGATGTGCTGGGGCGGCATGAGGTGCTGCGGACGGTGTTCGCGGTGGCCGAGGGTGAGCCATATCAGCGGATCCTGCCGGTGGAGGAGTGCGGGTTCGAGCTGGCCTTCGCCCAGCTGGGTGCGGACGGGTTGGCGGAGGCGGTCGCCGCAGCGCAGGGGTATGCCTTTGATCTGGCCACGGAAATCCCGCTGCGGGCATGGCTGTTCGAGACCGGCGCGGACGAGCATGTGGTGGTCGTCGTCGTGCATCACATCGCGGGTGACGGGTGGTCGTCTGCTCCACTCAAGCGTGACCTCGTTACGGCGTATGACGCTCGGCGTCAGGGTGCCGCTCCGGGGTGGTCTGCGTTGCCGGTGCAGTACGCGGACTACGCGTTGTGGCAGCGGGAGCTGCTGGGTGATGAGGGTGACCCGGAGAGCAGGTTGTCGCGTCAGGTGGAGTTCTGGCGTGGGGCGTTGGCGGGTGCGCCGGAGGAGCTGGTGTTGCCGACCGATCGTATTCGGCCGGCGGTGGCGTCGCATGAGGGGCATGCGGTGCGTGTGGAGGTGTCGGCGGGGGTTCATGCGCGGTTGCGTGAGGTGGCGCGTGAGCGTGGTGTGACGGTGTTCATGGTGCTGCAGGCGGCGCTTGCGGTGACGCTGTCCCGGTTGGGTGCGGGGACCGATATTCCGATCGGTTCGGGGATCGCCGGGCGCACGGATGAGGCTCTGGACGAGTCGGTCGGGTTCTTCGTCAATTCACTGGTGATCCGGACGGATCTGTCGGGTGATCCGTCGTTCGGTGAGGTGCTGGAGCGGGTGCGGGAGGCCGGGCTGCGGGCGTTCGAGCATCAGGACGTGCCGTTCGAGCGGCTGGTGGAGGAGCTGGCCCCGGCGCGTTCGATGGCGCGGCATCCGTTGTTCCAGGTGTGGTTGGCGCTGCAGAACATGGAACAGGCGGTGCTGGATCTGCCGGGGCTCGTGGCGTCGGGGCTGTCGGCGGGGTCCGGGAAAGTGGCGGCGAAGTTCGATCTCGACGTGATGGCGAGCGAGGTCTTCGACACCGACGGAGCTCCTGCTGGTCTGGCCGGACAACTGATAGCCGCTGCTGATCTGTTTGATGCGGGGACGGCTGCTCGGTTCGCGGAGCGTTGGGTTCGGGTGTTGTCGGCGGTGGTCGGGGATCCGTCGGTGCGGGTGAGCACGGTGGATGTGCTGGGGTCGGCCGAGCGTCACAGGGTGCTGGTGGAGTGGAACGACACGGCGGCCACGGTCGAGGCGGCGACGGTTCCGGCGCTGTTCGGGGCTCAGGTGGCGCGCGACCGGGATGCGGTGGCGGTGGTCGACGGGGTGGTGGAGCTGTCGTACGGGGAGGTGGACGCGCGGGCGAACCGCCTGGCGCGGTATCTGACCGGTCTGGGGATCGGCCCGGAGTCGGCTGTCGGAGTCTGCCTGGAGCGCGGTGCTGACCTGCAGGTGGCGTTGTTGGGGGTGCTGAAGGCCGGGGGTGCGTACGTGCCGCTGGATGCGGATCATCCGGCGGAGCGGATCGCTTATGTGGTGCGGGATGCGGGGCTGGAGGTTGTGCTGACCTCCCGTGCGCTGGCTGGCGTGGTTGCGGGTGATGTGCGGCAGGTGGTGGTGGATGACCCCGCGGTGGCGGGGGAGATCGCCGGTCTCGACAGTTCGGCGGTGGTCTGTGCCCAGCTGCGGGCGGAGCATCCGGCGTATGTGATCTACACGTCTGGGTCGACGGGGCGGCCGAAGGGGGTGGTGGTTTCGCATGTGGGTGTGGCGAGCCTGGTGGCTGGTCAGGTGCGGGAGTTGGGTGTGGGCCCGGGGTCGCGGGTGGGGCAGTTCGCGTCGGCTGCTTTCGACACGTTCGGGTGGGAGTGGTTGATGGCGCTGCTGTCGGGTGCGGCGCTGGTGGTGGTGCCGGCGGAGCGGCGGCTGGGTTCTGCGCTGCCGGAGTTCCTGGGCGAGACGGGGGTGACGCATGTGACGTTGCCGCCGGGGGTGCTGGCCACTCTCGACGAGGGTTCGATCAGCGCGGACGTGGTGTTGGTGGTGGCGGGGGAGGCGTGTCCGCCGGAGGTGCTGGCGCGGTGGGCGCGGGGACGCGTGATGTTCAACTCCTATGGTCCGACCGAGACGACGGTGGACGCGACGCTGTGGCGTTGCGACGACCCGACGACCGTCTCGATCGGTACGCCGGTGGTGAATACCCAGGTGTTCGTGCTGGACGAGCACCTGGCGCCGGTTCCGGCGGGTGTTGCGGGTGAGCTGTATGTGGCGGGTGCCGGTCTGGCGCGGGGGTATGTGGGGCGGCCGGGCCTGACCGGGGAGCGGTTCGTGGCGAATCCGTTCGGTGGTGTGGGTGAGCGGATGTATCGGACCGGGGACCGGGCGCGGTGGACGGTGCAGGGGCAGCTGGTCTTTGCCGGGCGGACCGATGACCAGGTGAAGATCCGTGGGTTCCGGATCGAGCCGGGTGAGGTCGAGGCGGTGCTGGCTGCGCATCCGGGGGTGGGGCAGGCGGCGGTGGTCGTGCGGGAGGACACCCCGGGTGACAAGCGTCTGGTCGCCTATGTGGTGGGTGATGTGCGGGTGTCCGAGCTGCGGGAGTTCGTGGCGGGGCGGGTGCCGGAGTACATGGTGCCGTCGGCGGTGGTGGTGCTGGACGAGCTGCCGCTGACGGTGAACCGCAAGCTGGACCGCAAGGCATTGCCCGCCCCCGAGTACACGGTGGCCACCGTCAGTGGCGGTCGTGGGCCGGTGTCGGTGCAGGAGGAGATCCTGTGCCAGGCCTTCGCCCAGGTGCTGGGTCTTCCCGAGGTCGGTGTGGACGACGACTTCTTCGCACTCGGCGGACACTCACTCCTGGCCGTGCGACTGGTGAAGCAGCTGGACGGCCGGGGTGTGTCGGTGTCGGTGCGTGCGTTGTTCCAGACGCCGACGCCGGCGGGTCTGGCGCAGGCGGCGGGGCCGGATGCGGTGGAGGTGCCGGAGAACCGGATCCCGGAGGATGCGGGGCGGATCACTCCGGACATGCTGCCGCTGGTTGACCTGACGGTTGAGGAGGTCGAGCGGGTCGTCGGGGCCGTCGACGGCGGCGCGGCCAACATCGCTGACGTCTATCCGTTGGCTCCTTTGCAGGAGGGGTTGTTCTTCCATCATCTGCTGGAGGCGGATGGTGGTGTGGATGCGTATGTGGCGCCGCGGGTGTTGCGGTTCGATTCACGTGAGCGGCTGGAGGGGTTCCTGGCGGCGCTTCAGCGGGTGGTGGACCGGCATGACATCTACCGCACGGGGTTTGTGTGGGAGGGGCTCGGCGAGCCGGTCCAGGTGGTGGTCCGCCGGGCGACTCTGCCGGTCACGACGGTGACCCTTGAATCTGGCGGCCCCGATGCGGTCGAGCAGCTGATCGCGGTGGTCGGATCCGTGATGGATCTCGGGCGGGCGCCGCTCATCGATGTGCACCTGGCAGCGGAGCCGGGGACTGACGGGCAGTGGCTGGCGTTGCTGCGGATGCATCACCTGGTGCAGGACCACACCACGCACGACGTGCTGCTCCAAGAGCTGGATGCGTTTCTGTCGGGGCGCGAGGATGCGCTGCCGGAGCCGTTGCCGTTCCGCAACTTCGTGGCTCAGGCACGTCTCGGCGTCACCCGCGCGGAGCACGAGGCCTACTTCGCCGGCCTGCTCGGCGATGTCGAGGAGACCACCGCTCCTTACGGCCTGATGGATGTGCATGGCGACGGTCGTGGTGTGGTGCGTTCCTACCTCGGTGTGGAGGAGGAGGTGGGCCGCCGGGTGCGGGAGGTGGCCCGCTCGCTGGGCGTGAGTGCGGCGAGTGTGTTCCATCTGGCGTGGGCGCGGGTGCTCGCGACGGTCAGTGGTCGGGACGACGTGGTGTTCGGCACCGTGCTGTTCGGGCGGATGAACGCGGGTGCGGGTGCGGACCGGGTGCCGGGCCTGTTCATCAATACGTTGCCGGTGCGGGTACGGGTCGGTGCTGAGGGTGTGGGCCAGGCGCTGGAGGGTGTGCGGGATCAGCTGGCCGAGCTGCTGGTGCACGAGCACGCGCCGTTGACGCTGGCGCAGCAGGCCAGCGGGATGCCGGGTGGCAGCCCGCTGTTCACCTCGCTGTTCAACTACCGACACGGCAAGTCCCGTACCGCCTCCGGGGCGGGTTCGGAGGCCGGTGCCGCCCGTCGGGGTATCAGCACGGTGTCGATGCGTGAGACGACGAACTATCCGGTGGCCGTGTCGGTCGAGGATCTGGAGTCGAAGTTCGGGCTGACCGTGGACGCGGTGGGCTCGGTGGACGGTCAGGCGCTGTGCCGGCTGCTGCACACCTGCCTGGACCACCTCGTCACCGCGCTGGAAGACCATCCCGGCAGCCCGCTGACAGCCGTCGACATCCTTCCTGAGGCCGAGGAGCGCCAGCTCCTGACGGAGTGGAACGACACTGCGATGCCGGTCGAGCCGGCGACGGTGCCGGTGTTGTTCGCGGCTCAGGTGGCGCGGACACCGGATGCGGTGGCGGTGGTGTGTGAGGGGGTCGAGCTTTCTTACGCGGAGTTGGATGCTCGGGCGAATCGATTGGCGCGGCTGCTGCTTGCCGGGGGTGTGGGGCCGGAGAGTGTTGTCGGGTTGGCGTTGCCGCGTTCGGCCGATCTTGTGGTTTCCGTTCTGGCAGTGCTCAAGGCGGGCGCGGCGTACCTGCCGATCGATACGGAGTATCCGGCGGAGCGGATCGGGTTCCTGTTGGAGGATGCGGCTCCCGCTTGTGTGATTACCACGGGGGATGTGGCTGCCGAGGGAGGCTTCGGGGAATTGTCGTGTGTGGTGCTGGGTGAGCCTGGTACCGAGGAGCGGCTGGCCGGGCTTTCCGGTGTGGATATTGCCGAATCCGAGCGAATTTGCCCCCTGGCTCCGGAGCATCCTGCGTATGTCATCTTCACGTCGGGTTCGACGGGGCGTCCGAAGGGTGTGGTGGTTGGGCATGAGGGGATTGTCAATCGGCTGGTGTGGATGCAGGACCGGTTCGGTTTGGTGCCGGGTGATCGGGTGTTGCAGAAGACTCCGTTCGGTTTCGATGTGTCGGTGTGGGAGTTCTTCTGGCCGTTGCTGAATGGTGCGGTGCTGGTGGTGGCGCGGCCGGGTGGGCATCGGGATCCGGGGTATGTGGCGGATCTGATTTGCCGGGAGCGGGTGACGACGGTGCATTTCGTGCCGTCGATGCTGGAGGCGTTTCTTGCGGAGCCGGCGGCTGCGGGGTGTGGGAGTCTGCGGCGGGTGATCTGTTCGGGTGAGGCTTTGCCTGTGTCCGGGCAGGAGCGGTTCTTCGAGCTGTTCGACGGGGTGGAGCTGCACAATTTGTATGGGCCGACGGAGGCGTCGGTGGACGTGACGGCCTGGGAGTGTGTGTCGGGTCGTGGTGGGGTGGTGCCGATCGGTGCGCCGGTGGCCAATACCCGGGTGTATGTGCTGGACGGGTCGCTGAGGCCGGTGCCGGTGGGGGTGCCGGGTGAGTTGTATCTCGCGGGTGTGCAGTTGGCGCGGGGGTATGTGGGGCGGGCGGGCCTGACCGGGGAGCGGTTTGTGGCTTGTCCGTTCGGTGGTGTGGGTGAGCGGATGTACCGGACCGGGGATGTGGTGCGGTGGTCGGCCGAGGGGCAGTTGGAGTATTTGGGTCGTGCTGATGACCAGGTGAAGATTCGTGGGTTCCGGATCGAGCCGGGTGAGGTCGAGGCGGTGCTGGCTGCGCATCCGGGGGTGGGGCAGGCGGCGGTGGTCGTGCGGGAGGACACCCCGGGTGACAAGCGTCTGGTTGCCTATGTGGTGGGTGATGTGCGGGTGTCCGAGCTGCGGGAGTTCGTGGCGGGGCGGGTGCCGGAGTACATGGTGCCGTCGGCGGTGGTGGTGCTGGACGGGCTGCCGTTGACGGTGAACGGGAAGCTGGACCGCAAGGCGTTGCCGGCTCCGGAGTACACGAGTGGTGGCGGTCGTGGGCCGGTGTCGGTGCAGGAGGAGATCCTGTGCCAGGCGTTCGCGCAGGTGCTGGGTCTTCCCGAGGTCGGTGTGGAGGACGACTTCTTCGCGCTGGGCGGGCATTCGCTGCTGGCGACTCGTCTGGTGAGTCGGGTGCGCGCGGTGCTGGGTGTGGAGGTGGCGCTGCGGACGTTGTTCGAGGCGCCGACGCCGGCCGGCCTGGCCTTGCGGCTGGCGGGAGCGGACGCGGCGCGTCCTGCGTTGGTGGCGGGTCCGCGGCCGGAGCGGGTGCCGCTGTCGTTCGCGCAGCGGCGGCTGTGGTTCATCGGCCAGTTGGAGGGGCCGAGCTCCACGTACAACCAGCCGGTGGCGCTTCGGTTGTCGGGTGGGGTGGATCGGGGGGCGTTGGAGGCGGCGCTGGTTGATGTGCTGGGGCGGCATGAGGTGCTGCGGACGGTGTTCGCGGTGGCCGAGGGTGAGCCGTATCAGCGGATCCTGCCGGTGGAGGAGTGCGGGTTCGAGCTGGCCTTCGCCCAGCTGGGTGCGGGGGACCTGGCGGAGGCGGTCGCCGCAGCGCAGGGGTATGCCTTCGATCTGAGTGCGGAGATCCCCATTCGGGTATGGCTGTTCGAAACCGCCCCGGACGAGCATGTGCTCATCGTGGTGGTCCACCACATCGCCAGCGATGGGTGGTCGTCCGCTCCCTTGGAGCGTGACCTCGTCTCTGCCTATGCGGCTCGTTGCGAGGGTGCCGCCCCGGAGTGGTCCGCGTTGCCGGTGCAGTACGCCGACTACGCGTTGTGGCAGCGGGAGCTGCTCGGTGATGAGAACGACCCGGAGAGCGTGCTGTCACGCCAGGTCGCCTTCTGGCGTGGGGCGTTGGCGGGTGCGCCGGAGGAGCTTGCTCTGCCGTATGACCGTCCGCGGCCGGCGGTGGCGTCGCATGAGGGGCATGCGGTGCGTGTGGAGGTGTCGGCGGGGGTTCATGCGCGGTTGCGTGAGGTGGCGCGTGAGCGTGGTGTGACGGTGTTCATGGTGCTGCAGGCGGCGCTTGCGGTGACGCTGTCCCGGTTGGGTGCGGGGACCGATATCCCGATCGGTTCGGCGATCGCCGGGCGCACGGATGAGTCCCTGGACGAGTCGGTGGGTTGTTTCGTGAACTCGCTGGTGATGCGGACGGACCTGTCGGGTGATCCGTCGTTCGCTCAGGTGCTGGAGCGGGTGCGGGAGACGGGGCTGGGGGCGTATGCGCATCAGGATGTGCCGTTCGAGCGGCTGGTGGAGGAGCTGGCCCCGGCGCGGTCGGTGGCGCGGCATCCGCTGTTCCAGGTGATTTTGACGATGCAGGATGCGGTTGCTTCAGCTGGGGTGGGCAGGTCCGGTCCCGGGGTGGGATGTCGGGGTTGCGGGCCAGTGCGCTGCCGTTGGGGCGGGTCGGGGCGAAGTTCGACCTGGCGGTGCTGGTCGGAGAGCGGTTCGGTGCGGATGGGGAGCCGGCGGGGATCGGTGGGGTGGTGA